A stretch of the Gemmatimonas sp. UBA7669 genome encodes the following:
- a CDS encoding ABC transporter permease, with product MRSIFLAFEGVGMALDAIRSNKVRAALTIAGVAIGVFVVVAMGAVVTGIRRSFEQDLEQIGATTFIVQRRGTGIQACDGTDENCPDRRNPPISFNEWDMIRRLSTVQDAIGVLGGSGNFGYRDARVDGVGYDAYSLEWPLVNASDISPGRNFTRAEYEAGQPVVLVNDTLKAQLFGDSEPIGKQITINGRQFTVIGVFNPKAGFLRSLEGRGPETPRAIIPLQAAVRVLDVWRNSLTLLVRPRAGVGQDVVMDDVMAAMRARRGLRPGDRNTFYLIEQDRIMDTFNQLFGAIFAVGLALSAVALLVGGVGVVAIMMISVTERTREIGVRKALGATAGTIRWQFLVEAATLTSIGAFIGLAVGALLAWIIRSNTSIPASLPTSIVVTALVASAVTGVAFGMLPAIKASRLDPVEALRYE from the coding sequence ATGCGATCGATCTTTCTGGCCTTTGAAGGCGTGGGCATGGCGCTCGACGCCATTCGCTCCAACAAGGTGCGCGCGGCGCTCACCATTGCCGGTGTGGCCATCGGGGTGTTCGTCGTGGTGGCCATGGGTGCTGTCGTCACCGGCATTCGTCGCTCCTTCGAGCAGGATCTCGAACAGATCGGCGCCACCACCTTCATCGTGCAGCGCCGCGGCACGGGCATTCAGGCCTGCGATGGCACGGACGAAAATTGTCCCGACCGGCGCAATCCGCCCATCTCGTTCAACGAGTGGGACATGATTCGCCGACTGTCCACCGTGCAGGATGCCATCGGCGTGCTGGGCGGCTCGGGCAACTTCGGTTATCGCGACGCGCGCGTGGACGGCGTGGGCTACGACGCCTACAGCCTGGAGTGGCCGCTGGTGAATGCGTCGGATATCTCGCCAGGCCGCAACTTCACGCGCGCCGAATACGAGGCCGGCCAGCCCGTGGTGCTCGTGAACGACACGCTCAAGGCGCAACTCTTCGGTGACTCCGAGCCCATTGGCAAGCAGATCACCATCAACGGCCGGCAGTTCACGGTCATTGGCGTGTTCAATCCCAAGGCGGGCTTTCTGCGCTCACTGGAAGGGCGAGGGCCGGAAACACCCCGCGCCATCATCCCGCTGCAGGCGGCGGTGCGTGTGCTCGATGTATGGCGCAACAGTCTCACGCTGCTCGTCAGGCCGCGCGCCGGCGTGGGTCAGGATGTGGTGATGGACGACGTGATGGCCGCCATGCGTGCTCGGCGTGGTCTGCGTCCCGGTGATCGCAATACGTTCTATCTCATTGAGCAGGACCGCATCATGGACACTTTCAACCAGCTCTTCGGCGCCATCTTCGCCGTGGGTCTGGCCCTGTCTGCGGTGGCCCTGCTCGTGGGCGGCGTGGGCGTGGTGGCCATCATGATGATCTCCGTGACCGAGCGCACCCGCGAGATCGGTGTGCGCAAGGCTCTGGGCGCCACGGCCGGCACGATTCGCTGGCAGTTTCTGGTGGAAGCCGCCACGCTCACCAGCATCGGGGCGTTCATCGGTCTCGCGGTGGGCGCGTTACTGGCGTGGATCATTCGCAGCAACACCAGCATCCCGGCATCGCTGCCCACGAGCATTGTGGTCACGGCGCTGGTGGCCAGTGCGGTAACGGGGGTGGCATTCGGCATGTTGCCGGCCATCAAGGCCTCGCGACTCGATCCGGTGGAGGCGCTGCGGTACGAGTAG
- a CDS encoding ABC transporter permease, protein MLFIDSLRLAFGQLRVNPLRTAFTLLGIVVSVGFLVAVVAIIQGMNAYVKENIADAMIGMNTFQVRRVPISLGMFTDDEFRTMQRRPRINERDAEAVQAALPDAEAISLQSGWPTPRADVVWRNRTLGSVLIFGVTPGYQVVQDYRFTSGRPMNDIDIRERRRVVVIGADVAKDLFDGGQAVDQEVRIMGTRFTVIGVVAPKGRVLGQSFDAFALVPLNAFEAMFGRRQTTVVSVKMREAEEVGPAMARAQEAMRVARQLRPSEVDNFDIGTGEAFVAFWKQLTRVLFAVVPAVVAIGVVVGGIVIMNIMLMAVTERTHEIGLRKAVGASAADVRRQFLVEAVALAMLGGVLGVLGGWGLALLISTLTPLPARVSPWSVGVALTLGAGIGVLFGVYPAARAARLDPITAMRAE, encoded by the coding sequence ATGCTATTCATCGACAGTCTTCGATTGGCCTTCGGGCAATTGCGCGTGAACCCGCTGCGAACGGCGTTCACGCTGCTTGGCATCGTGGTGTCGGTGGGGTTTCTGGTGGCGGTGGTGGCCATCATCCAGGGCATGAATGCCTATGTGAAGGAAAACATCGCCGACGCCATGATCGGCATGAACACCTTCCAGGTGCGACGTGTCCCCATCAGCCTGGGCATGTTCACCGACGATGAGTTCCGCACCATGCAGCGGCGGCCGCGCATCAATGAGCGTGACGCCGAGGCGGTGCAGGCGGCGCTGCCTGATGCCGAGGCCATCAGCCTGCAAAGTGGATGGCCCACACCGCGTGCGGATGTGGTGTGGCGCAATCGCACCCTGGGCAGTGTGCTGATCTTCGGCGTCACGCCGGGCTATCAGGTGGTGCAGGATTACCGCTTCACCAGCGGCCGACCCATGAACGACATCGACATCCGCGAGCGGCGACGCGTCGTGGTCATCGGCGCCGATGTGGCCAAGGATCTCTTCGACGGCGGGCAGGCGGTGGATCAGGAGGTGCGCATCATGGGCACACGATTCACCGTCATTGGTGTGGTGGCGCCCAAGGGGCGTGTGCTGGGTCAATCCTTCGACGCCTTTGCCCTCGTACCGCTCAATGCCTTCGAGGCCATGTTCGGCAGGCGGCAAACCACCGTGGTTTCGGTGAAGATGCGTGAGGCCGAGGAAGTGGGGCCGGCCATGGCGCGTGCGCAGGAAGCCATGCGTGTGGCGCGTCAGCTCCGCCCCTCCGAGGTCGACAACTTCGACATTGGCACCGGCGAAGCCTTTGTGGCCTTCTGGAAGCAGCTCACGCGCGTGTTGTTTGCCGTGGTCCCCGCCGTGGTGGCCATTGGCGTGGTGGTGGGCGGCATCGTGATCATGAACATCATGCTCATGGCCGTCACCGAGCGCACGCACGAAATCGGTCTGCGCAAGGCGGTGGGCGCCAGTGCGGCTGATGTCCGGCGGCAGTTTCTCGTGGAAGCCGTGGCCCTGGCCATGCTGGGCGGTGTGCTGGGTGTGCTCGGCGGTTGGGGGCTCGCGTTGCTTATCAGCACGCTCACGCCGCTTCCCGCGCGGGTATCGCCGTGGAGTGTGGGAGTGGCGCTGACGCTCGGCGCGGGCATTGGTGTGCTGTTCGGCGTCTACCCGGCGGCGCGCGCCGCCCGACTCGATCCCATCACCGCCATGCGCGCGGAATAG
- a CDS encoding ABC transporter permease, translating to MPFFDAIRLALRTIRTQKLKSAFTLLGVCIGVMFLISVVSIVEGMGKYMEEDLIGKLISVNTFELRHRPNINIGDVDAATWEEYRRRPRLEIVDVGPATRDLPDDTKWYVYADNQVDVSSSVSAKPRRVQVVAVDGDYFDVKKLGVTDGRILSEQELARGEKVVVIGPDAAERLFPGLDPIGREVKIGGVPYRVVGLAESQGKAFGMSFDNFLVTSYRSPARRFLNARATMIDAVVIQSPNVQAMTENMEIVRSAMRGQRKLRPSQKDNFSLQTADSALEFWNKIKKYLVLAGIALPAIGLVVGSIVIMNIMLVAVAERTREIGIRKALGAKRRDILLQFLIEASTLGTLGSAVGVALGIGLAQFIAAVSPLPASVAPWSIVVGVALGAGVGIISGVYPASRASRLDPILALRQE from the coding sequence ATGCCCTTCTTCGACGCCATCCGACTCGCGCTGCGCACCATCCGCACACAGAAGCTCAAGAGTGCGTTCACGCTCCTGGGTGTCTGCATCGGCGTGATGTTCCTCATCTCGGTGGTGTCCATCGTGGAGGGCATGGGCAAGTACATGGAAGAGGATCTCATCGGGAAGCTGATCTCGGTGAACACCTTCGAGCTGCGCCATCGCCCCAACATCAACATCGGGGATGTGGATGCAGCCACGTGGGAGGAATACCGGCGGCGCCCGCGTCTGGAGATCGTTGATGTCGGACCCGCCACCCGCGACCTGCCGGATGACACCAAGTGGTACGTGTACGCCGACAATCAGGTCGATGTCTCGTCATCCGTGAGCGCCAAGCCGCGCCGGGTGCAGGTGGTGGCGGTGGACGGCGACTACTTCGACGTCAAGAAGCTTGGCGTCACCGATGGTCGCATCCTCTCCGAGCAGGAGCTGGCGCGCGGCGAGAAGGTGGTCGTCATTGGCCCGGATGCGGCGGAGCGACTGTTCCCGGGCCTCGACCCGATCGGCCGCGAGGTCAAGATCGGCGGCGTGCCCTATCGCGTCGTGGGCCTCGCGGAATCGCAGGGCAAGGCCTTCGGCATGTCGTTCGACAACTTCCTGGTCACGTCGTATCGCTCACCGGCGCGCCGCTTCCTCAATGCGCGCGCCACCATGATCGATGCCGTGGTCATTCAGTCGCCGAACGTGCAGGCCATGACGGAGAACATGGAAATCGTGCGCTCCGCCATGCGCGGTCAGCGCAAGCTTCGTCCGTCGCAGAAGGACAACTTCTCGCTGCAAACCGCGGACTCGGCCCTCGAGTTCTGGAACAAGATCAAGAAGTACCTCGTGCTGGCAGGCATCGCCCTGCCCGCCATCGGTCTTGTCGTCGGCTCCATCGTCATCATGAACATCATGCTGGTGGCGGTGGCCGAGCGCACGCGCGAAATCGGCATCCGCAAGGCGCTCGGCGCCAAGCGGCGTGACATTCTGCTGCAGTTCCTCATCGAGGCCTCCACACTGGGTACCCTGGGCTCGGCGGTGGGTGTGGCGCTGGGTATTGGTCTCGCGCAGTTCATCGCGGCTGTCTCGCCGCTGCCCGCAAGCGTGGCCCCCTGGTCCATTGTGGTAGGCGTGGCACTCGGCGCCGGTGTCGGCATCATCTCCGGTGTGTATCCGGCCAGCCGCGCCTCGCGTCTTGATCCCATTCTTGCCCTGCGGCAGGAGTAG
- a CDS encoding DUF3623 family protein translates to MSPPHELRVALDTNTASAPSASAVNWRSPRRARWHALLRARQTATLDTTDIATRETTLRVALRSFFVVVAFWWSATGAIFALERTLATRSLGLALATVLALWGVSLMLLERDRETPSAARRSFLGGAFLWTWVQVLFYGGWLIGPEALRAAVPAQAPSFGFALQAIGAMFWYQLAMLAVLAVGAMLVRGRVNRVGAWTLMLFWVVHQLASINIFVGVENPGRGFFPEALVFLESYFGPQRNSLFLLLSLAAVLCFTLGVALHALRGRTPALRQSMMLLTVIGALSVLELAVLGAPINMPLWEAFLAVRGY, encoded by the coding sequence GTGAGCCCGCCGCACGAGCTCCGCGTCGCACTCGATACCAACACGGCCTCCGCTCCGTCAGCCAGTGCCGTGAACTGGCGTTCGCCGCGGCGTGCGCGCTGGCATGCGTTGCTGCGTGCGCGCCAAACGGCCACGCTCGATACCACGGACATTGCCACCCGCGAGACGACGCTGCGTGTGGCGCTGCGCTCGTTCTTCGTGGTGGTGGCGTTCTGGTGGAGCGCGACCGGTGCGATCTTTGCGCTCGAGCGCACCCTCGCCACGCGGTCTCTGGGGCTGGCGCTGGCGACGGTGCTGGCCCTCTGGGGCGTATCGCTCATGCTGCTCGAACGCGACCGCGAAACGCCGTCCGCGGCACGTCGCAGTTTTCTGGGTGGTGCCTTTCTCTGGACCTGGGTGCAGGTCTTGTTTTACGGCGGGTGGCTTATCGGCCCCGAAGCGCTGCGCGCGGCCGTGCCCGCGCAGGCCCCGTCTTTCGGCTTTGCCCTGCAGGCCATCGGCGCCATGTTCTGGTATCAGTTGGCCATGCTGGCCGTTCTGGCTGTGGGCGCCATGCTGGTGCGAGGTCGCGTGAATCGTGTGGGGGCATGGACGCTGATGCTGTTCTGGGTGGTCCATCAGCTCGCGAGCATCAACATCTTCGTCGGCGTGGAGAATCCGGGGCGCGGCTTCTTCCCCGAGGCGCTGGTGTTTCTCGAGAGCTACTTCGGACCGCAGCGCAACAGCCTGTTCCTGCTGCTGTCGCTGGCCGCCGTATTGTGCTTCACGCTTGGCGTGGCGCTCCATGCCCTGCGCGGGCGCACCCCAGCGCTGCGCCAGAGCATGATGCTGCTCACGGTCATTGGCGCCCTGTCGGTGCTGGAGTTGGCGGTGCTGGGGGCGCCCATCAACATGCCGCTCTGGGAAGCCTTCCTCGCGGTGCGCGGCTACTGA
- a CDS encoding ABC transporter ATP-binding protein, producing MSTTAERQAVTSAAGAAPGKEWVIVSRGLKREYDMGGEIVRALRGVDLAIRRNEYVAIMGPSGSGKSTLMNLIGCLDTPNAGEYWLNGTLVSEMSDDQLARVRNKEIGFVFQTFNLLPRASALQNVELPLVYAGMSADERKRRAMEALDKVQLAQRVHHRPNELSGGQRQRVAIARALVNSPSILLADEPTGNLDSQTSEEIMRVFEDLARHGQTVVMVTHEPDIAAHARRVVVLRDGVIASDETREQFIERVGLTHSSH from the coding sequence ATGAGCACCACGGCGGAGCGGCAGGCGGTCACGTCGGCTGCCGGCGCGGCGCCTGGCAAGGAATGGGTCATCGTCAGCCGCGGCCTCAAGCGCGAGTATGACATGGGTGGCGAAATCGTGCGTGCGCTGCGTGGCGTGGACCTCGCCATCCGCCGCAACGAGTACGTGGCCATCATGGGCCCGTCCGGCTCCGGCAAGTCCACGCTCATGAACCTCATCGGCTGCCTCGACACGCCGAACGCCGGCGAGTACTGGCTCAACGGCACGCTGGTGAGTGAGATGAGCGACGACCAGCTGGCGCGCGTGCGCAACAAGGAAATCGGCTTCGTCTTCCAGACCTTCAACCTGCTGCCGCGCGCATCGGCGCTGCAGAACGTGGAGCTGCCGCTCGTTTATGCCGGCATGTCGGCCGACGAGCGCAAGCGCCGCGCCATGGAGGCACTGGACAAGGTGCAGTTGGCCCAGCGCGTGCATCACCGACCCAACGAGTTGTCCGGTGGTCAGCGTCAGCGCGTGGCCATCGCACGCGCACTCGTGAACTCGCCGTCCATTCTTCTGGCCGACGAACCCACGGGTAACCTCGACTCGCAGACCTCCGAAGAGATCATGCGCGTGTTTGAAGATCTGGCCCGCCATGGCCAGACCGTCGTCATGGTGACTCACGAACCCGACATTGCCGCCCACGCACGACGTGTCGTCGTGCTGCGTGACGGTGTCATTGCCAGCGACGAAACGCGCGAGCAGTTCATCGAGCGGGTCGGCCTGACGCACAGCAGTCACTGA
- a CDS encoding ABC transporter permease, with translation MRTRDAVLLALTQIRVQKLKSAFTLLGVTIGVMFLIAVVSIVEGMGKYVEEDFASRLIGTNTFTLRRFDNVGPGGNRGFSARELQRRPLLRMTDVDVVRGALPATMRSTVASETFKYASAIGARPRQVQAVATDAEYFAIKKFAVTAGRAFTDQEVRAGSPVVVIGVEVAEHFFPGLDPEGRQLRVAGIPFTVIGVIEKQGSVFGFSLDRLAIAPYTSPMGRIIRPQRDVSSLIVQAPNQADLAEGIEIARGALRAFRGLRAAEPDNFGLVTQDAAFGFIKQLKGRLVLFGTALPAISLVVGAMVIMNIMLVAVAERTREIGVRKALGAKRRDIMSQFLVEAATLSTLGAAIGIGLGIGLAEIIAALTPLPAAVAPWSIVAALVTGAGVGIGAGLYPASRASQLDPIAALRSE, from the coding sequence GTGAGAACCCGTGACGCTGTCCTGCTGGCTCTGACCCAGATCCGGGTCCAGAAGCTCAAGAGTGCCTTCACCCTGCTTGGGGTGACCATTGGGGTGATGTTCCTCATCGCCGTCGTGTCCATCGTGGAAGGGATGGGCAAGTACGTCGAAGAGGACTTCGCCTCCCGCCTCATCGGCACCAACACCTTCACGCTGCGCCGATTCGACAATGTGGGCCCCGGTGGCAACCGGGGCTTTTCTGCGCGCGAGTTGCAGCGCAGGCCGCTGCTTCGCATGACCGACGTGGACGTCGTGCGCGGTGCCCTGCCCGCCACCATGCGCAGCACGGTGGCCAGCGAAACGTTCAAGTATGCCAGCGCCATTGGCGCGCGGCCGCGACAGGTCCAGGCGGTAGCCACCGACGCCGAGTACTTCGCCATCAAGAAGTTTGCGGTTACGGCTGGCCGCGCCTTCACCGATCAGGAAGTGCGTGCCGGCTCGCCGGTGGTGGTCATCGGTGTGGAGGTGGCGGAGCACTTCTTTCCGGGTCTCGACCCCGAGGGCCGACAGCTCCGCGTGGCCGGTATCCCCTTCACCGTCATTGGCGTGATCGAGAAGCAGGGGTCGGTGTTCGGTTTCTCGCTCGATCGCCTCGCCATTGCGCCCTACACCTCGCCCATGGGGCGCATCATTCGCCCGCAGCGCGATGTGTCGTCGCTCATCGTGCAGGCGCCCAATCAGGCCGATCTGGCCGAAGGCATTGAAATCGCGCGCGGTGCGCTGCGCGCCTTCCGTGGTTTGCGCGCGGCGGAGCCTGACAACTTTGGTCTCGTCACCCAGGACGCGGCCTTCGGCTTCATCAAGCAGCTCAAGGGGCGCCTGGTCCTCTTCGGAACGGCGCTGCCCGCCATCAGCCTCGTGGTGGGCGCGATGGTCATCATGAACATCATGCTCGTGGCGGTGGCCGAGCGCACGCGGGAGATCGGCGTGCGCAAAGCCCTGGGTGCCAAGCGGCGCGACATCATGAGTCAGTTCCTCGTGGAAGCCGCCACCCTCAGCACCCTGGGGGCAGCCATCGGCATCGGACTCGGCATCGGATTGGCCGAAATCATTGCCGCCCTCACCCCACTGCCGGCCGCTGTGGCGCCGTGGTCCATTGTGGCGGCGCTCGTGACCGGCGCTGGCGTGGGGATTGGCGCGGGACTGTATCCGGCGAGTCGCGCCTCGCAGCTCGATCCCATCGCCGCCCTGCGCTCGGAGTAA
- a CDS encoding methyl-accepting chemotaxis protein, with product MSFFTRKPTNTERQYPQGEIAITDGDVRRRLDFLQVTPNDLGVIRVWEDACKAACDPMIDEFYKHIAGTRETQAIIDKHTSVDRQRPLITRYVLAMFSGRLDDKYVEYRRHVGQVHERIDLDSNWYVAMYEVIREHMLIAVEKGGATPAEYRRFQRAFDRLLQADIAIVITALTNARQERVETLLKGEAMRFLGEISDALGRLARGDLTVRITGQYNDRNAEVAASFNAAMEELGQTMRLVTQSSEEMLETSVALRESSETLSDGASSQAASLEEVAASLQELTSMTQTSASHARDARRSAEEARATAADGVNGMRQLSEAIGQIKAGADATARIVKTIDEIAFQTNLLALNAAVEAARAGDAGRGFAVVAEEVRSLALRSADAAKNTAQLIETSVSSADAGVRLNQTVLDRLSLIARQADQVSESIGEVAAATTQQEQGVAQIAVAIEHINTVTQAVAANAEESSAASVELREKAEGLTQAVSTFVTDEQTSGGTRGQSNTRPAGRSAPVRHLRRAS from the coding sequence ATGTCCTTCTTCACGCGCAAACCGACCAACACCGAGCGGCAGTATCCCCAAGGTGAAATCGCCATCACGGACGGTGACGTGCGGCGACGCCTCGACTTCCTGCAGGTGACGCCAAACGACCTCGGAGTCATCCGGGTATGGGAAGACGCGTGCAAGGCGGCCTGCGACCCAATGATCGATGAGTTCTACAAGCACATTGCCGGCACGCGGGAAACCCAGGCCATCATCGACAAGCACACCTCGGTGGATCGGCAGCGCCCGCTCATCACGCGCTATGTGCTGGCCATGTTCTCCGGCAGACTGGATGACAAGTACGTGGAGTATCGCCGGCACGTGGGGCAGGTGCACGAGCGCATCGACCTGGATTCCAACTGGTACGTGGCCATGTACGAGGTGATCCGCGAGCACATGCTCATCGCCGTGGAGAAGGGCGGTGCCACGCCGGCTGAGTATCGCCGCTTCCAGCGGGCCTTCGATCGACTGCTGCAGGCCGACATCGCCATCGTCATCACCGCGCTGACCAACGCGCGGCAGGAGCGTGTGGAAACGTTGCTCAAGGGTGAAGCCATGCGCTTCCTCGGCGAGATCAGCGACGCCCTCGGTCGCCTGGCCCGCGGTGATCTCACGGTACGCATCACCGGTCAGTACAACGACCGCAATGCCGAGGTGGCTGCCAGCTTCAATGCGGCCATGGAGGAGCTCGGGCAGACCATGCGGCTCGTGACGCAATCGTCAGAAGAGATGCTGGAGACTTCGGTGGCGTTGCGCGAAAGCAGCGAGACGCTGTCAGATGGTGCATCGAGTCAGGCCGCGTCTCTGGAAGAAGTCGCCGCCAGCCTCCAGGAACTCACCAGCATGACGCAGACCAGTGCCTCGCATGCTCGCGATGCACGGCGTTCGGCCGAAGAAGCACGCGCCACGGCGGCCGATGGTGTGAACGGCATGCGCCAACTGAGCGAGGCCATTGGTCAGATCAAGGCCGGCGCCGACGCCACGGCGCGTATCGTGAAGACCATCGACGAGATTGCCTTCCAGACCAACCTGCTGGCACTCAACGCCGCGGTGGAAGCGGCGCGAGCCGGTGATGCGGGTCGTGGCTTCGCCGTGGTGGCCGAAGAAGTGCGCAGTCTCGCGCTGCGCAGCGCCGACGCCGCCAAGAACACCGCGCAGCTCATCGAGACCAGTGTGAGCAGCGCGGACGCCGGCGTGCGACTCAACCAGACGGTGCTGGACCGTCTGTCGCTGATTGCCCGTCAGGCCGATCAGGTCAGCGAGTCAATTGGCGAAGTGGCCGCGGCCACCACGCAGCAGGAGCAGGGCGTGGCGCAAATTGCCGTGGCCATCGAGCACATCAACACGGTCACGCAGGCGGTGGCGGCCAACGCCGAAGAAAGCAGCGCAGCCAGTGTCGAACTGCGGGAAAAGGCCGAAGGGCTCACGCAGGCCGTCTCCACCTTTGTCACCGACGAGCAAACGAGCGGTGGCACGCGGGGCCAGAGCAACACCAGACCGGCGGGCCGGTCAGCCCCCGTGCGGCATCTGCGCCGCGCAAGCTGA
- a CDS encoding ABC transporter permease, with protein MSAFTTRLSAVSEGVRIAIDAVRANKVRAGLTILGIAVGVFVVVAISAAVHGINQSVAKDFASTGPTTFFVSRYPISFEACDGSDNTCAWLRNPPIRRNEVDALRRLSNIEAVGERIDWSAKVRYRNVELPSAGIEGYSAEWTTISAPEVYPGRAFTAAEARTGARVAVITTTMVERVFGDSDPIGKTLTLNGVPFEVIGVYKDNSSFLSGGDRPKAVVPIDALVRYIGARASNTGLAVKPRADVPRDVAIDDVTAALRGLRGSRPADESSFAIITQDKLMDTYNSIFGMFFLVMIALSGVGLIVGGVGVVAIMMISVTERTREIGVRKALGATKATILWQFLVEAATLTGIGGAIGLFVGWLGALLIRNFTPIEASIPPLAVVAALGASAVTGILFGMLPASRAARLDPVEALRYE; from the coding sequence ATGTCGGCATTCACGACTCGACTGTCCGCAGTCTCCGAAGGGGTGCGCATCGCCATTGACGCGGTGCGCGCCAACAAGGTCCGTGCCGGGCTCACCATTCTTGGCATCGCCGTTGGTGTGTTCGTGGTGGTGGCCATCTCGGCCGCCGTGCACGGCATCAACCAGTCGGTAGCCAAGGACTTCGCGAGCACGGGTCCGACCACGTTTTTTGTCTCGCGCTACCCCATTTCGTTCGAAGCCTGCGACGGCAGCGACAACACCTGCGCCTGGCTGCGCAATCCGCCCATCCGTCGCAACGAGGTGGACGCGCTGCGCCGCCTGAGCAACATCGAAGCGGTGGGCGAGCGCATCGACTGGAGCGCCAAGGTGCGCTACCGCAACGTGGAGCTGCCTTCGGCCGGCATCGAGGGCTACTCCGCGGAGTGGACCACCATCAGTGCCCCCGAAGTGTACCCGGGCCGTGCCTTCACGGCCGCCGAGGCGCGGACTGGCGCCCGTGTGGCGGTCATCACCACGACCATGGTGGAGCGTGTCTTCGGCGACTCCGACCCCATCGGCAAGACGCTCACGCTCAATGGCGTGCCGTTCGAGGTCATTGGCGTCTACAAGGACAACAGCAGCTTCCTGTCTGGTGGCGATCGGCCCAAGGCCGTCGTGCCCATCGATGCGCTGGTGCGCTACATCGGTGCCCGCGCCAGCAATACCGGACTGGCGGTCAAGCCGCGTGCCGACGTGCCGCGGGATGTGGCCATCGATGACGTCACGGCCGCTCTGCGCGGACTGCGGGGCTCCCGGCCCGCCGATGAGTCGAGCTTTGCGATCATCACGCAGGACAAGCTGATGGACACCTACAACAGCATCTTCGGCATGTTCTTCCTCGTGATGATTGCCCTCTCGGGCGTCGGCCTCATTGTGGGCGGCGTGGGCGTGGTGGCCATCATGATGATCTCGGTTACCGAGCGCACCCGCGAGATCGGTGTGCGCAAGGCCCTGGGAGCCACAAAGGCTACCATCCTGTGGCAATTTTTGGTGGAAGCGGCCACGCTCACGGGCATCGGCGGCGCCATCGGGCTGTTCGTAGGCTGGCTCGGGGCTCTGCTTATTCGGAACTTCACCCCCATTGAGGCCAGCATTCCGCCGCTGGCCGTCGTGGCCGCCCTGGGAGCCAGTGCCGTCACGGGCATCCTCTTTGGCATGCTGCCCGCCAGCCGGGCCGCTCGACTCGATCCGGTTGAGGCGCTGCGCTACGAGTAA
- a CDS encoding ABC transporter permease — MSARIDALGENVRMAIEALRVSKMRSALTILGVVIGVATVMAMAAIVQGIRDQIVNTIEVAGPSTFYVLKKFSQTPLNPDDLPKDVRIRPDLVEREAERIKALPEIAYASLWAQTLARIESPGVRSQGMAIFGADDGFTQIQGGELVEGRWFTKAEITAGAPVVVLQEETARRLYGQERLIGRSVQIGGRPLEVIGLWAEPGNIFAPPGQAVGAIVPYRFMDRAYPIDRTNALFIPVKPRAGVRVSDAQSAVEMTLRESRRLRPGDGNTFDLVSQDQILDTFNSITGVFFLVMIVLSGVALLVGGIGVMAIMTVSVTSRTREIGVRKALGATKRDILVQFLVEASTLTGIGGAIGILVGLALGRVVSLAMDIDAPVPVTLTLIAVVVSVSIGIVFGMIPARRAARLDPIEALRYE, encoded by the coding sequence ATGAGCGCCCGCATCGACGCCCTCGGCGAGAATGTACGCATGGCCATCGAGGCCCTGCGCGTGAGCAAGATGCGATCGGCACTCACCATTCTCGGTGTGGTCATTGGCGTGGCCACCGTCATGGCCATGGCAGCCATCGTTCAGGGTATTCGCGACCAGATCGTGAACACCATCGAGGTGGCGGGCCCCAGCACGTTCTACGTGCTCAAGAAGTTTTCGCAGACGCCGCTCAATCCCGACGACCTGCCCAAGGATGTGCGCATCCGGCCCGATCTCGTCGAGCGCGAAGCGGAGCGCATCAAGGCGTTGCCGGAGATTGCCTATGCGTCGCTGTGGGCGCAGACGCTGGCGCGCATCGAGTCGCCTGGTGTGCGCTCGCAGGGCATGGCCATTTTTGGCGCGGATGATGGCTTCACCCAGATTCAGGGTGGCGAGTTGGTGGAGGGGCGCTGGTTCACCAAGGCCGAGATCACGGCGGGAGCGCCGGTGGTGGTGCTGCAGGAGGAAACCGCGCGTCGTCTCTACGGTCAGGAGCGCCTCATTGGACGTTCGGTGCAGATCGGCGGACGTCCGTTGGAGGTTATCGGCCTCTGGGCCGAACCGGGCAATATCTTTGCGCCGCCGGGCCAGGCCGTCGGCGCCATCGTGCCCTATCGCTTCATGGACCGCGCCTATCCCATCGATCGCACGAATGCCCTGTTCATTCCCGTGAAACCGCGCGCCGGGGTGCGCGTGAGCGATGCGCAGAGTGCGGTGGAGATGACCCTGCGCGAATCACGCCGACTCAGGCCCGGTGACGGCAACACCTTTGACCTCGTGTCACAGGACCAGATTCTCGACACCTTCAACAGCATCACGGGTGTGTTCTTTCTGGTCATGATCGTGCTGTCGGGCGTGGCGCTGCTGGTGGGCGGCATTGGCGTGATGGCCATCATGACCGTGTCGGTCACCAGTCGCACACGCGAGATCGGTGTGCGCAAGGCTTTGGGCGCCACCAAACGCGACATTCTGGTGCAGTTTCTCGTAGAAGCCTCCACGCTTACCGGAATTGGTGGGGCCATTGGCATTCTGGTCGGGCTGGCGCTTGGGCGGGTGGTCTCGCTGGCCATGGACATCGACGCGCCAGTGCCCGTCACGCTTACGCTCATTGCGGTGGTCGTTTCGGTCAGCATTGGCATTGTCTTCGGCATGATCCCCGCACGCCGGGCCGCCCGCCTCGACCCCATTGAGGCGCTGCGGTACGAGTAG